DNA sequence from the Nocardioides jiangxiensis genome:
TGATCGCTGCGTAGTCCTGGCCCAGGGCGACCGACGGCGCCAGGCAGACGAGCGCGAAGGCGCGCGCCACCGCGGTGACCGTGGCGTACCGTGCGCGCCGGTCGGCCGGGCTCACTTGAACGACCTCATGATGCCGAGGGCCGCGGGGCCCATCACGATGAGGAAGAGGCACGGCAGGATGAAGAGCACGACCGGGACCATGATCTTCACCGGCACCTGGGCGGCCTTCTCCTCGGCGCGCTGACGGCGCTTGGTGCGCATCTCCCGCGACTGGACGCGCAGCACCTGGCCGATCGGGATGCCGAAGGAGTCCGCCTGCACCATGGCGCTGACGAAGCCGCGGATCTCCGGGATGCTCGTGCGCTCCCCGAGGCCGCGGAGGGCCTCGCTGCGGCCGCGTCCGATCTGCATCTCCTGGAGCACGCGGGCGAACTCCATGGCCAGGGGCCCCTCGGTGTTGCGCGCCACCTGCTGCAGGGCCGCGTCGAAGCCGAGGCCGGCCTCCACGGAGATGGTCAGCAGGTCGATGGAGTCGGCGATCTCGTTGCGCATGACCTCGTCGCGCTTGAGCGCGACGTTGTAGAGGTGGATCGCGGGGGCGTTCCACCCGAAGACGCCGAGTCCGACGACCATCAGGACGGTCACCATCGCCGAGCGGTCGAGCATCTGCGCGAAGAGGAAGCCGAAGACAACGCCGATGACGACGCCGAGGACCTTGCCGGTGGCGACGCGCTCCACCGACCAGCCGGCAGGGTTGCCTGCCTTGTCGAGACGCTGCCGGATCCGCTCGACCTGGTCGGCGCCGGTGATGCGCTGCCCGATCTTCTGCAGGCGCGCGTAGAGCGGGGCCAGCACACGGTCGGCGAAGGGCCGGTCGAGCTCACCCTTGAGCTCGTCGGGAGCCTCCGTCATGGCCTGCAGCACCGCCAGCGAGCGGGAGACGCCCGCACGCTCGGGGCTGAGGCCACCGGAGGCCGAGAAGGCCAGGAACAGGGCGCCGAAGATCAGCAGCGCGCCGAGGAAGAGCACCATCTCAGACCTCCACCTTCACGATCTTGCTCATGGTGACCCAGCCCAGGGTGAGCAGGACGATGCAGCCCGCGATCATCAGGTAGCCGAGCCCGGTCGTGTAGAGCGGCGCGAGGAAGCTGCGTCGGGTCAGGAACAGGTACGCCGCCATGGCGATCGGCAGGGCGATCAGGATGTACGCCGAGAGCCGGCCCTCGGCCGACAGCGTCTGCACCTGGCGGCGCAGGTAGTCCCGCTCGCGCAGGGTCGCGGCGACGGTGGTGAGCAGCTCGGCCAGGTTGCCGCCGACCTCCCGCTGGATCCGGATGGCCATGACGACCCAGGCGAAGTCGACGCTCTCGATCCGCTGCGCGATGCCCTCGAGCGCGATCTCGAGCGGCACGCCGAGGCGGCTCTCGATGAGGACCCGCTTGAACTCGCCCGCGATCGGCTCGTTGCCCTCGTTGACGACGGCGTCGATCGCCTGGGCCAGCGACATGCCCGCCGAGAGGCTGCCGGCGATGAGCTGCAGGGTGTCGGCGAGTCCGGAGTTGAACGCCTGGACCCGCTTCTTCTGCTTGCGTCCCAG
Encoded proteins:
- a CDS encoding type II secretion system F family protein — protein: MVLFLGALLIFGALFLAFSASGGLSPERAGVSRSLAVLQAMTEAPDELKGELDRPFADRVLAPLYARLQKIGQRITGADQVERIRQRLDKAGNPAGWSVERVATGKVLGVVIGVVFGFLFAQMLDRSAMVTVLMVVGLGVFGWNAPAIHLYNVALKRDEVMRNEIADSIDLLTISVEAGLGFDAALQQVARNTEGPLAMEFARVLQEMQIGRGRSEALRGLGERTSIPEIRGFVSAMVQADSFGIPIGQVLRVQSREMRTKRRQRAEEKAAQVPVKIMVPVVLFILPCLFLIVMGPAALGIMRSFK